CTTCATAGAACAGGGAAGGATCACCGAGTGTGTGGATGCCAAGCGGCTTAGGGAAGATCCGGAGATTCTCCGGCAACGCATGGGGTGAGGGAGATGGCGGAGATGTTCATTGGCGGTAAAGAGTCGGCTTTTCCTGGCTTGGAGCGCTTTCCCGTGATCAACCCGGCTACTGGGGAGGTGGTGGATACCGTCCCATTGGCCACGGAGCGGGAGGTGGACGAGGCGGTATGCGCGGCCCACGAGGCTTTCCCCGGTTGGTGGGACACGCCTGCGGCCAGCCGGGGCGAGATCCTCTATGCGGCCGTGGAGAGGGTGAAGGCCCA
This DNA window, taken from Armatimonadota bacterium, encodes the following:
- a CDS encoding aldehyde dehydrogenase family protein, encoding MFIGGKESAFPGLERFPVINPATGEVVDTVPLATEREVDEAVCAAHEAFPGWWDTPAASRGEILYAAVERVKA